The DNA region GATAAGAATTTGCCCTCATAAACTTATGTATTTCTTTTTCTAAATTTTGTATTTCTTCTTTTAAATCTTCATTAATTTTTTTAGGCATACTTTTTAATATTTTATCATTTTTTATATCAAACAAACTTAAAGAATAATCGCTATTTAAAATTAATTTATAATCTTTATTGAACTCTCTTTCACCTTTAGAATTAAATCCCAAATTTGGCATACACTTTAATTTAAACTCGCTATAGCTAATATTCATTTTTTCAAGAACTTCATCAATAATTTTAGAAGCTTCTTTTTTTATATCTCTTTTCTTTGTAGTAGTATATATTTCATATAATAATTTTAGAGCATATTTATGTTTGATATTAAGCTTTATTAGTGAAAGAAAAAAATTAGAATCGAATTTTAATTCATATATATCTTTTAAAGCTTCATCTCCTCCATATATTCCATAAATTAAACAAGCAGCATCTCCTTTATTTTCTAAATAAAACTCTTTAATTTGTTTTACAAATGTTTCCATATCAAGCAAGTTTACTATATCATCAATTCTTTTTAATCTTATAATATTACTCAAAGATAAATACTCTGAATATATATACTTTATAACTTTAATATTTACTTCTCTTGATTTATCTTTTATTAAAACATTAGTGTTATTTATAAACTTAAGTCTTTTATCTTCTTTGTAATTATTTTTTATATAATTTTCTGCATCTTCTATAGTTGCAAAATTATCTTCAGAAATTGAAAGCTCTTCTCTAAAATCACTTTCAATTTTTTTTCTTCAATCTTACAATTTTTTTATTTTTATCTTTAAGTATTAAATTATATATTTCTTTTGCATTATTATTTGTTATAGTTATATAATTTTCTTTAGGATAAAAAACTTGCATATATACTTTAAGTCTTGTATGTAATTTTTCCTCATCATCGCAAAAAGTACCAACTTCCTGCAAATTATCTAAATTCCAATTTTCTAAAGATTCATAACAATCATACTTGTAAGCAAATCTAAATAGTCCAGCTGCAGTTATTAATTTTTGTGTATTCCATTTATCAAGAGGCTGATTAAAACTTTGTGCCATATAAAACATCATATCCATATTTTCTACATTAGATACATTCCAACTATTTAAAGGCTGATTAAATTTAGTACATGAAAAAAATGTCTTTTCCATATTTACAACATTAGAAGTGTCCCATTTATCAAAAGGCTGATTCAATTTATCGCATTGCCTAAACAAAGAATCCATATTCGTAACATTAGAAACGTCCCAATCATTAAGATTCTGATTAAAAGCATCACAATATGCAAACATACTTGATAAATCTTTAACTTTATTTATATTCCAAGTATTTAAAGGCTTATTAAATCTTTTTGCCCTAATAAACATATTAGACATATCTTCAACATTAGAAGTATCCCATTTATCCAAAGGCTGATTAAAAAATTCACATTCCTGAAACATTCCTCTCATATTTTTTACTTTTGATGTGTTCCAGCTATTTAAAGGCTGATTAAACTCTTTGGCTCCGCAAAACATAAATGACATGTCTTCAACATTAGAAACGTCCCAATTATCTAAAGGCTGATCAAAATTAGAACAATAAGCAAACATATTATTCATACTTGTTACTTTAGATACATTCCAATTACTTAAATCCTGATCAAAATCTATAGATGAATATCTTACAAGCATATTATAACCCATATATGCAAACATCATATCCATATTTGTAACATTAGAAACGTCCCAATCTTCTATGCCTTCAAAATCTTTTCTTTTGCTTTCATAAAAAAGTTTACTCATATCTGTAATAAGACTTGTATCAACATCATAAAGTTTTATACCATCAGTAAATACCAATTTTTTTAATTCCGTTTTTGTTGTTGGTTTATATTTTTTCATAACTTCTCCTAAAGATTGTTAGATAATTTTATCATGTATTAAAATAAATCTGTTAATCTAAAATCCAAAATTATAAATACTAAAAAAGTATAAACAAATCTATTACTTATTGCTTTTTTAGCTTTTTTAAAATCAATAGTAATATTTATCAAATCATCATATTCAATATCTTCATCAACTTTTGCAGACATCGTAAAAATATCTCCATCATTTGCTGTAAATGTATAGGTTATAGTATCATTATCTGCATCATTGCTATGCATTTCATATTTTTTAGCAAATGCCTTAAAAGCTCCGTAGCTTGCATCTATATTTTTTATTTTCTTTATTTCTTTTTTTAGATTACCTTTATTTAATTTTATAGATGTAAATTGATTTATAGACTGTAATAATCCATTATCTTCAAGCTGTTTTCTCCATTTATCTATAGTTTTATCGTCCATTTCTATAGGGGTTGCTAAACTTATAAAATTATCAGTATTAATTTTTACTTTTTTATTTTCACAGTTTAAATAATTTCCATTATTTGAATACATGAAAGTTGTTATAAAGTTATTATCTTTGTCATATAGATTCCATACTAAAGAAGATGAAAACTTATTCATTAAATAATTATCAATAAAAACTTCTTTAAATAAATCATAGCTTAATATATCGCCGTCTATTAACATAATACTTAAAACATGTGAGCTATGATTAATAAACTTATCTACTTCTTTTCCTAATTCTTTTATTTCTTCTTTTAATTTTTTATCAAGATTTTGAGCTACCTTTTTTAATTCTTTATTATTTTTTCTATTAAATAAACTTAAAGTATAATCATTATTAACAATTAATTTATAATCTTCATTTAATATTTTTTCACCTTTAGAATTAAATCCTAAATTAGCTGTACATCTTAATCTAAATTCAGTATAGCTAATATTCATTTTTTCAAGTAACTCATTAATCATTTCTACTACTTCTTTACGAATTGCACTTTTAGTTGAATTTATATATATTTTATATAATAAACTCTGAGCATATCTGCTTTCTATATTGAAGCTTATCATTGTAAGTAAATTTTTTGATTCAATAGTATACATTAATTCTGATATTTTCTTTAAAGCTTCATCTCCTCCATACATAGCATAAACAAAAGCAGTAATATATTCATCTTGATTTTTTAAATAAATTTCCTTAGTAAAATTCACAAATGATTTTAAATCAAGCAAATTAACCATATTATCAATTTTTTCTAATTTTTTAATAGTTTTCTTTAAAGACAAATATTCTGAATATATATACTTTATAAGATTGATATTTACTTCTCTTGATTTATCTTTTATTAATACATGACAATTTTTTATAAACTCAAGTTTCTTATCATATTTTTTAGCATTGTAATTTCTTTCAGCATATTTTTCTGCTTTTTCTATAGTTTTGAAATTATAATCGTTTGTAACAAATGAAAGCTCTGATGAAAAATCAGTTTCAAGTCTTTTTTTTAATCTTACAACTTTTTTATTTTTATCATCTGCAATAAGCTCATATATTTCTTTAACATTAAATTTTGTTATACTTATAATATCGGCCTTAGGAAAAAATGCCTGCCTATATACTTGAATTCTTGTAGGTAATTTATCCATATCCTTATCATCACAAATTATATTTATAGCTTGTAAACTGTCTAAATTCCAATTTGCTAAAGATTCATAATGATCAAACTTGCGTGCATAGGCAAACAACAACATTACACTAATGACATTTCTTGTATCCCATTTATCAAGAGGCTGATTAAATTCTTCTGTAAAAGCAAACATATGCTCTATATTTGTTACTTTAGACATATTCCAGCTATTTAAAGGCTGATTAAATTTACCGCATGCTCTAAATGCAAATTCCATACTTTCAACATTAGAAGTATCCCATTTATCTAAAGGCTGATTAAAATTTTCACAGTCCTCAAATATATGTTGCATATTTTTCACATTAGATATATCCCAATCATTAAGAGGCTGATCAAAAGCTTTACAATAACGAAAAGTCTTTGATAAATCTTCAACATTAGATACATTCCAATTATTTATATTCTGATTAAATTTCAAAGCCACATTAAACATATTAGACATATCTTTAACATTAGAAACATCCCATTTGTCCAAAGGTTTATTAAATGCTTCACAGTTATGAAACATATCGCTCATATCTTTCACTTTAGATACATTCCAATTATTTAAAGGCTGATTAAACTTTTTAGCACCAAAAAACATGCCAGACATATTTTCCACATTTGAAACGTCCCATTTATTTAAAGGCTGATTAAAATATGTACAACCAGCAAACATATAAATCATGTTTTTCACTTTTGATACATTCCAATTATTTAAATTAGAATTAAACTCTGTCATTGAATATTGTCCCAAAACATTGTAGTGCATATATGCAAACATATAAGACATATTCTCAACATTAGAAGTATCCCACTCTTCTATGCCATCAAAATCTTTTCTTTTACTTTCATTAAAAAGGTCGCTCATATCTGTAATAAGACTTGTATCAATATCACCAAGTTTTATACCGTTGTTAGTGAATACTAATCTTTTTAATTCTTCTTTTGTTGTTGGTTTATATTTTTTCATAAATTCTCCTAAATATTAGTTAAATAAGTATATTAAAAATATTATATACAACAAATATATATTTAATATTATTTTTTAAGTTAGATATCCTAGTTTTATAGTTCATATTATAAATATATATATATTTGAAATCTCTATCTAATATAATTTTTTTGATAAAAATAACTTCTAACTTTATCTCTCAAGCTTTTATTTGGAATCCACCAAACTATAGAATTGATAATCTTTTTTTTAAATTTCTGTTTATATTTTAATCCACCAAAAGAAATCCATACTTTATTATTTTCTTCCCAATCTTTATTATATATTCCATCCCAAAATTTTAAATTCCAAGTATATGAATGAATTATAATAGCATCTTCAAGATTATCTAATACATATCTATTATATTTATCAGTAAAATCGGCAATATCAACATTAAATTCCTGAACCATCAAATTTAATATTATTTGATCGGCAGCTTTCCATTCATCTGATTTATTATAGCACCATTCTTTTATTCCATTTTTATTTTTAATCATTTTTTTATTAAAAAGTAGTACTCCAGAATTAAATACAATTTTCTCTATATTATATTTTAATTCTTTATCAGATATTGTTATAAAATTTTTATTTTCTAAATTCATTCTTATAGGTATTTTTTCAAAAGCCGCATACATATCATGTTCATTCATATCTAATATTTCTATTATATCTTTTTGTATTATTACATCTGTATCTAAATATAATACTTTATCATATTCATTAAGTAAATCAAAAGCCTCATATCTAGCATGGGCCATAATTGTAAAATACCTTATAGCATTAGACTGACTATATTCATTACTAAAAATTTTATTAAAATTATTTATAATAATATTTTTATATATCTTTTTCAATGCTTTTTCATTTCTTTTAGGCATATCTTTATCAATATACAATATAACATCATATTCATCTTCAGGAAGTGAAAAATGCTTTTTTAATCCTATTAAAACATTTCCTACAGCAAATATTTGATTTGCAGTTGAACATAAAAGA from Brachyspira pilosicoli P43/6/78 includes:
- a CDS encoding BspA family leucine-rich repeat surface protein gives rise to the protein MKKYKPTTKEELKRLVFTNNGIKLGDIDTSLITDMSDLFNESKRKDFDGIEEWDTSNVENMSYMFAYMHYNVLGQYSMTEFNSNLNNWNVSKVKNMIYMFAGCTYFNQPLNKWDVSNVENMSGMFFGAKKFNQPLNNWNVSKVKDMSDMFHNCEAFNKPLDKWDVSNVKDMSNMFNVALKFNQNINNWNVSNVEDLSKTFRYCKAFDQPLNDWDISNVKNMQHIFEDCENFNQPLDKWDTSNVESMEFAFRACGKFNQPLNSWNMSKVTNIEHMFAFTEEFNQPLDKWDTRNVISVMLLFAYARKFDHYESLANWNLDSLQAINIICDDKDMDKLPTRIQVYRQAFFPKADIISITKFNVKEIYELIADDKNKKVVRLKKRLETDFSSELSFVTNDYNFKTIEKAEKYAERNYNAKKYDKKLEFIKNCHVLIKDKSREVNINLIKYIYSEYLSLKKTIKKLEKIDNMVNLLDLKSFVNFTKEIYLKNQDEYITAFVYAMYGGDEALKKISELMYTIESKNLLTMISFNIESRYAQSLLYKIYINSTKSAIRKEVVEMINELLEKMNISYTEFRLRCTANLGFNSKGEKILNEDYKLIVNNDYTLSLFNRKNNKELKKVAQNLDKKLKEEIKELGKEVDKFINHSSHVLSIMLIDGDILSYDLFKEVFIDNYLMNKFSSSLVWNLYDKDNNFITTFMYSNNGNYLNCENKKVKINTDNFISLATPIEMDDKTIDKWRKQLEDNGLLQSINQFTSIKLNKGNLKKEIKKIKNIDASYGAFKAFAKKYEMHSNDADNDTITYTFTANDGDIFTMSAKVDEDIEYDDLINITIDFKKAKKAISNRFVYTFLVFIILDFRLTDLF
- a CDS encoding glycosyltransferase; this encodes MKKLGILLCSTANQIFAVGNVLIGLKKHFSLPEDEYDVILYIDKDMPKRNEKALKKIYKNIIINNFNKIFSNEYSQSNAIRYFTIMAHARYEAFDLLNEYDKVLYLDTDVIIQKDIIEILDMNEHDMYAAFEKIPIRMNLENKNFITISDKELKYNIEKIVFNSGVLLFNKKMIKNKNGIKEWCYNKSDEWKAADQIILNLMVQEFNVDIADFTDKYNRYVLDNLEDAIIIHSYTWNLKFWDGIYNKDWEENNKVWISFGGLKYKQKFKKKIINSIVWWIPNKSLRDKVRSYFYQKNYIR